The Microcebus murinus isolate Inina chromosome 4, M.murinus_Inina_mat1.0, whole genome shotgun sequence genome has a segment encoding these proteins:
- the TRPT1 gene encoding tRNA 2'-phosphotransferase 1 isoform X2: MGADGFVPVDALLQLPQFRSFSAEDVQRVVDTNGKQRFALQPGDPSTGPLIRANQGHSLQVPELELIPLETPQALPLMLVHGTFWKHWPSILLRGLSCRGRMHIHLAPGLPGDPGVISGIRPNCEIAVFINGPLALADGIPFFCSANGVILTPGNADGFLLPKYFKEALQLCPTRKPLSLAGDKETEGQSGPKHSPRGKRMIQQ; encoded by the exons ATGGGGGCCG ATGGCTTCGTGCCTGTGGATGCCCTCCTGCAGCTGCCCCAGTTCCGCAGCTTCTCAGCTGAAGATGTGCAGCGCGTGGTGGACACCAATGGGAAGCAGCGGTTTGCCCTGCAGCCGGGGGATCCCAGTACAGGCCCTCTCATCCGGGCCAATCAGGGACACTCTCTGCAG GTACCTGAGTTGGAGCTGATTCCCCTGGAGACGCCGCAGGCCCTGCCCCTGATGCTAGTCCATGGTACATTTTGGAAGCACTGGCCATCCATCCTGCTAAGGGGCCTGTCCTGCCGGGGAAGGATGCACATCCACCTGGCCCCAGGACTGCCTGGGGACCCTGGTGTCATAAGTG GCATACGACCAAACTGTGAAATAGCTGTGTTCATCAATGGACCCCTGGCCCTGGCAG ATGGAATACCCTTCTTCTGCTCTGCCAATGGGGTGATCCTGACTCCAGGGAATGCTGATGGCTTCCTGCTTCCCAAGTACTTCAAAGAGGCCCTGCAGCTCTGCCCCACCC GAAAGCCCCTCTCCTTGGCTGGTGATAAAGAGACAGAGGGTCAGAGTGGCCCCAAGCACAGCCCCAGAGGAAAGAGGATGAtccaacaataa
- the TRPT1 gene encoding tRNA 2'-phosphotransferase 1 isoform X4: MYSSGERRQEAAGPRGRRAHRPREQDRDVQLSKALSYALRHGALKLGLPMGADGFVPVDALLQLPQFRSFSAEDVQRVVDTNGKQRFALQPGDPSTGPLIRANQGHSLQVPELELIPLETPQALPLMLVHGTFWKHWPSILLRGLSCRGRMHIHLAPGLPGDPGVISGIRPNCEIAVFINGPLALADGIPFFCSANGVILTPGNADGFLLPKYFKEALQLCPTRKPLSLAGDKETEGQSGPKHSPRGKRMIQQ; this comes from the exons ATGTACTCCTCTGGAGAAAGGAGGCAGGAAGCAGCAGGGCCCAGGGGCAGAAGGGCTCACAGACCCCGGGAACAG GACCGAGATGTTCAGCTATCCAAGGCTCTGTCCTATGCCCTGCGACATGGGGCCTTGAAGCTGGGACTTCCTATGGGGGCCG ATGGCTTCGTGCCTGTGGATGCCCTCCTGCAGCTGCCCCAGTTCCGCAGCTTCTCAGCTGAAGATGTGCAGCGCGTGGTGGACACCAATGGGAAGCAGCGGTTTGCCCTGCAGCCGGGGGATCCCAGTACAGGCCCTCTCATCCGGGCCAATCAGGGACACTCTCTGCAG GTACCTGAGTTGGAGCTGATTCCCCTGGAGACGCCGCAGGCCCTGCCCCTGATGCTAGTCCATGGTACATTTTGGAAGCACTGGCCATCCATCCTGCTAAGGGGCCTGTCCTGCCGGGGAAGGATGCACATCCACCTGGCCCCAGGACTGCCTGGGGACCCTGGTGTCATAAGTG GCATACGACCAAACTGTGAAATAGCTGTGTTCATCAATGGACCCCTGGCCCTGGCAG ATGGAATACCCTTCTTCTGCTCTGCCAATGGGGTGATCCTGACTCCAGGGAATGCTGATGGCTTCCTGCTTCCCAAGTACTTCAAAGAGGCCCTGCAGCTCTGCCCCACCC GAAAGCCCCTCTCCTTGGCTGGTGATAAAGAGACAGAGGGTCAGAGTGGCCCCAAGCACAGCCCCAGAGGAAAGAGGATGAtccaacaataa
- the TRPT1 gene encoding tRNA 2'-phosphotransferase 1 isoform X1, whose product MGADGFVPVDALLQLPQFRSFSAEDVQRVVDTNGKQRFALQPGDPSTGPLIRANQGHSLQVPELELIPLETPQALPLMLVHGTFWKHWPSILLRGLSCRGRMHIHLAPGLPGDPGVISGIRPNCEIAVFINGPLALAADGIPFFCSANGVILTPGNADGFLLPKYFKEALQLCPTRKPLSLAGDKETEGQSGPKHSPRGKRMIQQ is encoded by the exons ATGGGGGCCG ATGGCTTCGTGCCTGTGGATGCCCTCCTGCAGCTGCCCCAGTTCCGCAGCTTCTCAGCTGAAGATGTGCAGCGCGTGGTGGACACCAATGGGAAGCAGCGGTTTGCCCTGCAGCCGGGGGATCCCAGTACAGGCCCTCTCATCCGGGCCAATCAGGGACACTCTCTGCAG GTACCTGAGTTGGAGCTGATTCCCCTGGAGACGCCGCAGGCCCTGCCCCTGATGCTAGTCCATGGTACATTTTGGAAGCACTGGCCATCCATCCTGCTAAGGGGCCTGTCCTGCCGGGGAAGGATGCACATCCACCTGGCCCCAGGACTGCCTGGGGACCCTGGTGTCATAAGTG GCATACGACCAAACTGTGAAATAGCTGTGTTCATCAATGGACCCCTGGCCCTGGCAG CAGATGGAATACCCTTCTTCTGCTCTGCCAATGGGGTGATCCTGACTCCAGGGAATGCTGATGGCTTCCTGCTTCCCAAGTACTTCAAAGAGGCCCTGCAGCTCTGCCCCACCC GAAAGCCCCTCTCCTTGGCTGGTGATAAAGAGACAGAGGGTCAGAGTGGCCCCAAGCACAGCCCCAGAGGAAAGAGGATGAtccaacaataa
- the TRPT1 gene encoding tRNA 2'-phosphotransferase 1 isoform X3 — MYSSGERRQEAAGPRGRRAHRPREQDRDVQLSKALSYALRHGALKLGLPMGADGFVPVDALLQLPQFRSFSAEDVQRVVDTNGKQRFALQPGDPSTGPLIRANQGHSLQVPELELIPLETPQALPLMLVHGTFWKHWPSILLRGLSCRGRMHIHLAPGLPGDPGVISGIRPNCEIAVFINGPLALAADGIPFFCSANGVILTPGNADGFLLPKYFKEALQLCPTRKPLSLAGDKETEGQSGPKHSPRGKRMIQQ, encoded by the exons ATGTACTCCTCTGGAGAAAGGAGGCAGGAAGCAGCAGGGCCCAGGGGCAGAAGGGCTCACAGACCCCGGGAACAG GACCGAGATGTTCAGCTATCCAAGGCTCTGTCCTATGCCCTGCGACATGGGGCCTTGAAGCTGGGACTTCCTATGGGGGCCG ATGGCTTCGTGCCTGTGGATGCCCTCCTGCAGCTGCCCCAGTTCCGCAGCTTCTCAGCTGAAGATGTGCAGCGCGTGGTGGACACCAATGGGAAGCAGCGGTTTGCCCTGCAGCCGGGGGATCCCAGTACAGGCCCTCTCATCCGGGCCAATCAGGGACACTCTCTGCAG GTACCTGAGTTGGAGCTGATTCCCCTGGAGACGCCGCAGGCCCTGCCCCTGATGCTAGTCCATGGTACATTTTGGAAGCACTGGCCATCCATCCTGCTAAGGGGCCTGTCCTGCCGGGGAAGGATGCACATCCACCTGGCCCCAGGACTGCCTGGGGACCCTGGTGTCATAAGTG GCATACGACCAAACTGTGAAATAGCTGTGTTCATCAATGGACCCCTGGCCCTGGCAG CAGATGGAATACCCTTCTTCTGCTCTGCCAATGGGGTGATCCTGACTCCAGGGAATGCTGATGGCTTCCTGCTTCCCAAGTACTTCAAAGAGGCCCTGCAGCTCTGCCCCACCC GAAAGCCCCTCTCCTTGGCTGGTGATAAAGAGACAGAGGGTCAGAGTGGCCCCAAGCACAGCCCCAGAGGAAAGAGGATGAtccaacaataa
- the NUDT22 gene encoding uridine diphosphate glucose pyrophosphatase NUDT22 isoform X2, with protein sequence MDPEVSLLLQCPLGGLPQEQVLAELSPAYDRRPLPGGDKAITAIWETRLQAQPWLFNAPKFRLHSATLVPIGSQKPQLLLRLGLTSYRDFLGTNWASSAAWLRQQGAADWGDRQAYLADPLGVGAALATADDFLIFLRRSRQVAEAPGLVDVPGGHPEPQALCPGDSPQHKDFPGELVVRELFSSVLQEICDEVNLPLLTLSQPLLLGIARNETSAGRASAEFYVQCSLTSEQNVQRLQETKMWAELCPSAKGAILLYNRSREVQPEWP encoded by the exons ATGGATCCTGAGGTATCCCTGCTGCTGCAGTGCCCTCTGGGCGGGCTGCCCCAGGAGCAGGTACTGGCCGAGCTGAGTCCAGCCTACGACCGTCGCCCACTACCAGGTGGGGACAAGGCCATCACTGCCATCTGGGAGACCCGGCTACAGGCCCAACCCTGGCTCTTCAACGCCCCCAAGTTCCGCCTGCACTCAGCCACCTTGGTGCCCATTGGCTCACAGAAGCCACAGCTGCTCCTGCGCCTGGGCCTTACTTCCTACAGAGACTTCCTGGGCACCAACTGGGCCAGCTCAGCTGCCTGGCTGCGACAGCAGGGGGCCGCTGATTGGGGTGACAGACAAGCCTATCTAGCGGACCCACTGGGGGTGGGCGCTGCACTAGCCACTGCAGATGACTTCCTTATCTTCCTGCGCCGCTCTCGGCAGGTGGCTGAGGCCCCTGGGCTGGTGGACGTGCCTGGTGGGCACCCTGAGCCTCAG GCCCTGTGCCCTGGTGACAGCCCCCAGCACAAGGACTTCCCTGGGGAACTGGTGGTACGTGAACTCTTCTCCAGTGTCCTGCAGGAAATCTGTGATGAG GTGAACCTGCCACTGCTCACCCTGAGCCAGCCCCTGCTGTTGGGCATCGCACGCAATGAGACCAGTGCCGGCCGAGCCAGTGCTGAGTTCTACGTCCA GTGCAGCCTGACTTCTGAGCAG AATGTGCAGAGATTGCAGGAGACCAAGATGTGGGCTGAGCTCTGCCCCTCCGCCAAAGGCGCTATCCTCCTCTACAACCGGTCCAGGGAAGTCCAACCTGAGTGGCCCTAG
- the NUDT22 gene encoding uridine diphosphate glucose pyrophosphatase NUDT22 isoform X1 has translation MDPEVSLLLQCPLGGLPQEQVLAELSPAYDRRPLPGGDKAITAIWETRLQAQPWLFNAPKFRLHSATLVPIGSQKPQLLLRLGLTSYRDFLGTNWASSAAWLRQQGAADWGDRQAYLADPLGVGAALATADDFLIFLRRSRQVAEAPGLVDVPGGHPEPQALCPGDSPQHKDFPGELVVRELFSSVLQEICDEVNLPLLTLSQPLLLGIARNETSAGRASAEFYVQCSLTSEQVRKHYLSGGPEAHESTGILFVETQNVQRLQETKMWAELCPSAKGAILLYNRSREVQPEWP, from the exons ATGGATCCTGAGGTATCCCTGCTGCTGCAGTGCCCTCTGGGCGGGCTGCCCCAGGAGCAGGTACTGGCCGAGCTGAGTCCAGCCTACGACCGTCGCCCACTACCAGGTGGGGACAAGGCCATCACTGCCATCTGGGAGACCCGGCTACAGGCCCAACCCTGGCTCTTCAACGCCCCCAAGTTCCGCCTGCACTCAGCCACCTTGGTGCCCATTGGCTCACAGAAGCCACAGCTGCTCCTGCGCCTGGGCCTTACTTCCTACAGAGACTTCCTGGGCACCAACTGGGCCAGCTCAGCTGCCTGGCTGCGACAGCAGGGGGCCGCTGATTGGGGTGACAGACAAGCCTATCTAGCGGACCCACTGGGGGTGGGCGCTGCACTAGCCACTGCAGATGACTTCCTTATCTTCCTGCGCCGCTCTCGGCAGGTGGCTGAGGCCCCTGGGCTGGTGGACGTGCCTGGTGGGCACCCTGAGCCTCAG GCCCTGTGCCCTGGTGACAGCCCCCAGCACAAGGACTTCCCTGGGGAACTGGTGGTACGTGAACTCTTCTCCAGTGTCCTGCAGGAAATCTGTGATGAG GTGAACCTGCCACTGCTCACCCTGAGCCAGCCCCTGCTGTTGGGCATCGCACGCAATGAGACCAGTGCCGGCCGAGCCAGTGCTGAGTTCTACGTCCA GTGCAGCCTGACTTCTGAGCAGGTGAGGAAGCACTACCTGAGTGGGGGACCCGAGGCCCATGAGTCTACAGGAATCCTCTTTGTGGAGACACAG AATGTGCAGAGATTGCAGGAGACCAAGATGTGGGCTGAGCTCTGCCCCTCCGCCAAAGGCGCTATCCTCCTCTACAACCGGTCCAGGGAAGTCCAACCTGAGTGGCCCTAG